The Medicago truncatula cultivar Jemalong A17 chromosome 7, MtrunA17r5.0-ANR, whole genome shotgun sequence genome includes the window AGCACAAGGAGGTTAAGGTTTGTCAGCTTGCTCAAGGAATTCGGTATTGTACCGGTGAGATGGTTTGCGCGAAGGTTGAGATTATTAAGTCTAGACAGTTGACCAAGAGATGATGGTATAGAGCCAGAAAATCTGTTGGCGTAAAGCATGAGCCCTGTTAGCCTCTTGAGCCGGCCCAGGGAGGGTGGGATTGGGCCGGAAAGTTTGTTTGCTCCAAAGTTAATGCTAATGAGGTTCGTCAGTTGGCTAAGAGATGATGGAATTGGGCCGGAAAGGCTGTTGGAAGAGAAGTCGATAAAATTTACGCCCTTGAGTAGGGTTAGAAAACTAGGAATTGGGCCTGTAAGGTTGTTTAGGCTGAGGTCGAGATGGACAAGGTTGGATAACTTCGCGAGGGATGAAGGGATTTCACCAGACACATGGGGTAAAGCGGAGAATTGGAGAACTTGAAGAAATGGGAGATTTCCTACCGAGGATGGAAATTCGTTGTTGATGTCATCCGCATTAATGACTATAAGCGAATTGACACGACCATTCGTGTCACACGCGATGCCTGTCCAGTTCTGGCAGCAGTTCGTGTTAGGATCCCACGTGGTAAAGACGGAAGCATTGTTTCCGAAATGGGATTTGATCTCTAGGAGAACATTTTTGTCATTATGGTTGCATGCTTGAGCAGATATAAAGAGGTTCAAATAAGAGAGACAAATAAACAATGTGAATATGAAAGAGAGAACATGGGATTTTGGTGATGAAGATTGCATGattggaatttaatttttatttttttttgtgtttgatgaGAAGATGCAAGAAAAGTTGGGAACATAGTTACTATTATTTATAGAGAATGATTTAAATGTATAATGCTGGCATTATTGATCAAGTTGATGATTTGAAGCACAAGTGGACTGGTTATGAGGCAGCGGGAGggcacatgatttttttttgttaatatgacATTAAAATGTTGCTTATCCCTAAACAACGTGATTGCTGAATATTACAGTCCTTAAAACAGGCATTCTAGAAGATATGTTGACGAAAAATTGTGAAGAGTTGATATAAATTTTTGGTGTAAGAACCTAGTAGGAACGAtacctttttaatattaaaaaattaatatgactTGATGGACCCAtacctttttaatattaaaaaattaatatgtagTGATATAAAGTTACAATAACGTTAGTTATCGTGAATTTAAATTTCACGACTTATTCCGACATGTGTTATCCACCAAGCCATTTTTGTTGACTTTCATATTAGGCTTGCTTTCTCATTGGTGCATTGATGTTTCATTGTGTATTTGAGAAAACATCATTCGTTGAATATAGCACTACTGATAAAGTTATTGACAGTTGATTTGTGAgtctcatttaaaaaatttgtgtgAAATATTAAGTTGGAGGGATTGAcagtttaaaaaatttaaatgatttttgtaCACCCTTTACACAATCTACATGAAGAGATTAATTAGGTAGGAATTATAGCATATTCATTCTTTCTTCATAAAGTACGTAGGGTCGCCAAATTAAATGCCTTGACGCGCATTGATCCAAATAAATTGACCATTCAACAATGTAATGCAATCAATCTGTTATCCAAAACACCTCCACCATATGAACCTATATAGTATAACCAAGTTTACCTGTCCTAAAATGGTTGACTGAAATTACACATTATAGTGGGCGTAAGACTTTGGAACTCTTGCAAATCACCCAACTATAAGACATGGTTTCCCAGCTGCCTCAGAGTCCACTTATGCGGCATAGCACAAACGTGTAAGATAGAATGTAGTACTAACTATATATATTCTCCCATGTACACAACTAGAAAATAATCAACCATGGAAATCACTTACAAAAATACCTCTGCTCTCTCTTTAATCTTCACTTTCATTCTCTTTATTTCCTCTCTCAACCTCTCTTTCTCCACCACTATATGCAACACAAATGACAAAAATGTCCTACTTGGGATTAAATCTCAATTCAACAATGCCTCAGTCTTCACAACATGGGATCCTATCACTGACTGCTGTAAAAATTGGTCAGGCATAGAATGCAATTCAAATGGCCGTGTGACCATGCTTGCAGTTAGTGACACCAATGACGTCATTGGCGAGATCCCAACCTCGGTAGTAAACCTTCCGTTCCTCCAATTTTTTACATTTGCTGTCTTTCCCGGTGTCTCTGGTACAATCCCTCCAGCCATTGCAAAGCTCACTAACCTTGTTCACCTCGACTTTAGCTTGGACAGTCTCACAGGCCCAATCCCTGATTTCTTAGGTCAACTCAAGAACCTCGATGTCATCGACCTCTCTGGGAACAGGTTTACCGGCCAAATCCCTGCATCACTAGGTCGACTCACCAAGCTTAGAAGCGCTAACCTTGGCTCAAACCAACTCTCCGGCCCAATCCCAGCCTCCTTAGGCATGATCAAGAGCCTAGAACAACTCTACATATACATTAACAACTTATCTGGCCCAATTCCAGCTTCTTTAGCTCAACTTCCTAAACTCAACGAACTTTCCCTATTTCAAAACCAGTTAACCGGCTCAATCCCTGAGAGTTTCGGCTCATTCAAGAACCCTGCTCTAAACATCGACCTTTCGTCCAACAACTTATCCGGGCCAATCCCAAGCTCTTTCGGCAAGGCCAAAATCACAGCATTGGTACTCTCGAAGAACAAGTTCTCTGGAGACGCGTCGTTTTTGTTTGGGAAAGATAAGACTGTTTTAACAACCATGGATTTGAGTAACAATATTTTCAAGTTCGATTTTTCCAATGTCGATCTTTCTCCTGGCTTGAAGAACCTAGACATAAGTCACAACATGATATTCGGGTCCCTTCCCGAAAAGCTTGGACAACTGCCGTTGCAAAGGCTTGATGTAAGCTTTAACCAGCTTTGTGGGCAGATTCCTACCGGACGACGACTTAAGCAGTTTAGTCCAACAAAGTTTTCTAACAATACGTGTTTATGTGGTCTACCATTACCAGCTTGCACTTGATTAATTTGGTTATTTGATTTGCAAAAACTGAAATAAGGAAATGAGTTGGTTGTGAATGGATTACGACTTTCTGATTTGTATGGATTTGAGATTATTGATGTTAATTATGTCAATGTACTATAGTTGTGTAAGTAACACCGAGTTACCCTTACGTTTGAAACAATGTCTATACATTTTAAAggtgaaataagtgattttaaaGGTAACGATGAGATAACCACCAAGTAGAAGTCAATTTCAACTTATACATTTTTTACTCTCtacttatataaaattaatcaaaccTTGAACACAACTTACTCTCAAgattaaaaatcttaaaatgaTTATGCCGGTTATTCCAATTTCAAATGCTTATAATCTTTCGTGGTATAGCAAGTGTGTGTTAGAAAATGTTCACTTCTAAAGATTGTGCGACAGTTCAAAGGTATGTCGTCGTATAGTTTTTTAAGGTTTTATGACTTCAATCTCATTTGAAAAACACACGATGGAACAACAAATTTTGACATTAAAAGGTAATGAGGAgataattaatcattaaatagAAGTCAATTTCAACTTATTCCATAGGCTCGCATAAGTTAATTTTGAAGTTGTTCCTCTAAAGTGAACAAATCATTTTTTAGCGTAAGGTGGACAATATCAATtgttaattaacaaattaaatgttaatattGTAGATACTTAATAATAAATCACGAGTGTGTTACAATAACAACCCTTGATTTTCTCATTTTACACTTAACTCACTTTAGAGGATTTTGTTAGATATATTATGCCTATAAAACTTGAAAacctctctgttttttttttaaggaaggaacTTGAAAACCTCTCTGTTAGTCTGCTTTATATAATGagttaatttattattgataaTTAAATTCACAACATTGGAATTTAGTGGATACAATAGTTTTCTACTCAAACTTTTCATTGATTGAACTAAAATGATATAACTTTAGTGATAAATGTCCTATTAAGTGAAGGTAATTTTACTTGGAAGTTTACTTGTAAtattaataacatttttaatattttttttataagcaaaatgtATTAATGAGAGTATAAGGAGTACTCTGGTCTAAACCCATTACACAATTATTTCTCATACACTTTAAAAACAAGTTAAAGGACTATTCCACCAATccgaaaataaaaatatttttactccTAACTTCTATACTAATAAACCAAGACCATAACAATCtttagatgtttttttattaatcaccTCCGCAAGATTTGTCACCTTCTCATTGAAGAGTATATCATACCTCTACAACCAAATGCACTAAATAAGACAACTTTTTTGGGATCCTACCCTTAACAAGAAAATTGAAAGCCAAGAAGTTCTCAACCACATCGCAATTCGACTCTTCAGGATGCCATTCCAACCACTTGAAGATACAGTGCCCAACTGCCATGACAAAGGACTCAGAGAAAACACATCACACTATGTTGTTTTGTGATATACTTGTGTTATTCCGGAATTTTGAGTAAAGAGAGATCTAACTTCATGGTAGGAGTTGTCTGCCGCTCATTCAAACACACTTTTGATACCAAGTTTTCTTCAACATAACGAATGGGATGAGTTAATTACCACTAGAAAAATTGACATTTCTGGCATAATATTGAATAGATCTTCTCGAATATTCACAAAAGAAGGTggtttgtgagaaattcaacaAAGACGATATACCAGCAAATTATGAGAGAAAGAATGACACTGAATCACAAAATAGACATCTTTATTACCATAAATAGAACATTCAAGTTggtacaagaaaaacaaaataaaattttcaattacaaAGTCAAACTTTTAAGCTGCCACTCATACACCGAAGAAGTTACATATATCTACAACTGTTCTGAATTTTCAAGAACATAACCGAACTTATCATGGTAGCAGCTTATCCTTTCCATAGATGCGCTGAAGCTCAAGAGTAGCAGCTTGGTATGAAGCTGAAAAGGAGgaaaacatattaaaattagAAGTTGAAAAGGTTAAATAATCGATGTTGACTTTAATATCTGATGCAAGGGTGTGCTGGGCATGCAAACTGAAAATTCCTTACATTTCCAAGTACGGAAGTTCCTTTGGTTGATAGTGGCTCCTGTCACAGTTTGAATAGCATCAAAAAGCATCTCCTGAGGACTGTTTTTAAGCTCTTGAACAACAGCATAGACGGACTTTCCATTCTCAAAGAATATGTGACTGTTAGGATGTTTTGACTTGGCCCCAGCGTGACGCTCAAATTCATATGCATTAAGAGCCTTCATGACAGAATTTTTGCAGATCATTGCTAGGATTTATGCAAATTCATATGCATGAGCACTATTGCTAGGAGTTATGAAGATTATTAGAATGCAAGTAATATAATATGCTAACCTTTTGCCCCTTGCAGATATCACATGAACACAGGTACCCAGTTCCTTTTATGACTCCTTGAAGATTTTTCTGCCAATGAGAAcatcaaaagttttaaaatgttagtAAGAAAAACTACAGTAGCTTCGAAATTCGAAAGTAAGACAAGTAAAATTGAAACACAGTTTACCTCCCTTGACCATGTACAATATTTTACCGGAATGCCATCAAAAATACCAGTTGACAACAAACTTTTGACATTTGAAGGGAAGCTGTTAGTAGAAGGCTTCTTCGCTGTCTTTGGTTCTTTGTTTTTAACAACAGTTTCATTTTTAGCATTAGATTTTGGAGTGCTATTTACAGGTGGATTAGGGCTTGATTCACTCAGATCCTTTTGGCTCTCGACACCTTGAGCTGAGTTCTGGTTGCCCATTAACGGATCAGAACTATTAATCATTCCA containing:
- the LOC11445613 gene encoding polygalacturonase inhibitor 2, which codes for MQSSSPKSHVLSFIFTLFICLSYLNLFISAQACNHNDKNVLLEIKSHFGNNASVFTTWDPNTNCCQNWTGIACDTNGRVNSLIVINADDINNEFPSSVGNLPFLQVLQFSALPHVSGEIPSSLAKLSNLVHLDLSLNNLTGPIPSFLTLLKGVNFIDFSSNSLSGPIPSSLSQLTNLISINFGANKLSGPIPPSLGRLKRLTGLMLYANRFSGSIPSSLGQLSRLNNLNLRANHLTGTIPNSLSKLTNLNLLVLDTNRLSGPIPSFLGRLKKLTLIVLANNRFSGPIPASLGNLPALSLLDVSHNKLTGSIPEFPKSLTNLDVSFNRLCGPIPKRWFNFDSHVFYHNKCLCGAPLSPCKA
- the LOC11445854 gene encoding polygalacturonase inhibitor 1, coding for MEITYKNTSALSLIFTFILFISSLNLSFSTTICNTNDKNVLLGIKSQFNNASVFTTWDPITDCCKNWSGIECNSNGRVTMLAVSDTNDVIGEIPTSVVNLPFLQFFTFAVFPGVSGTIPPAIAKLTNLVHLDFSLDSLTGPIPDFLGQLKNLDVIDLSGNRFTGQIPASLGRLTKLRSANLGSNQLSGPIPASLGMIKSLEQLYIYINNLSGPIPASLAQLPKLNELSLFQNQLTGSIPESFGSFKNPALNIDLSSNNLSGPIPSSFGKAKITALVLSKNKFSGDASFLFGKDKTVLTTMDLSNNIFKFDFSNVDLSPGLKNLDISHNMIFGSLPEKLGQLPLQRLDVSFNQLCGQIPTGRRLKQFSPTKFSNNTCLCGLPLPACT